Proteins encoded by one window of Fusobacterium mortiferum ATCC 9817:
- a CDS encoding YybH family protein, with the protein MNKEIKELIHQADLAIKEERFDDLLNFYTDDAILIVKPGMEVQGKENIKKAFIRIAEYFKNSIVPTQGKMLCIETGDTALILSQTFLDAINKETSEYSMERRATYIFRKINGKWLCAIDNSYGTSLLD; encoded by the coding sequence ATGAATAAAGAAATAAAAGAATTAATCCATCAAGCAGACTTAGCTATAAAAGAAGAAAGATTCGATGATTTATTAAACTTTTATACAGACGATGCAATTTTAATAGTAAAGCCAGGTATGGAAGTACAGGGAAAAGAAAATATAAAAAAAGCTTTTATTAGAATAGCTGAATATTTTAAAAATAGTATTGTTCCTACTCAAGGGAAAATGTTATGCATAGAAACTGGAGATACAGCCTTAATATTATCTCAAACTTTTCTCGATGCTATTAATAAAGAAACTTCTGAATACAGTATGGAAAGAAGAGCTACTTATATTTTTAGAAAGATAAATGGAAAATGGTTATGTGCAATAGATAATTCCTATGGAACATCACTATTAGATTAA
- a CDS encoding toxin-antitoxin system YwqK family antitoxin produces the protein MVREEEFYRKQMVNGLVYIIGEREAFSGIINFRYKNGQLKEKEPFVLGIKEGTNLKYYENGQLKESNDFINGRLNGDSIQYYENGQMKESMVFKDDRINGEWVKYYEDGAIKSRGYFIDGKLNGKKINYYPSGKIMEIISFKDNMLHGEYISYYESGDIKVNEYFINGLLEGEAVYYYENGEVKIREEYKKQIKNGKYVRYYENGIINALGNFKEGQMNGDWSMFYENGKLLGTVSFKDGKVKK, from the coding sequence ATGGTAAGAGAGGAAGAATTTTATAGAAAACAGATGGTAAATGGTCTTGTTTATATCATAGGGGAGAGAGAAGCTTTCTCTGGAATAATTAATTTTAGATATAAAAATGGACAATTAAAAGAAAAAGAACCTTTTGTTTTGGGGATAAAAGAGGGAACAAATTTAAAATACTATGAAAATGGGCAACTAAAAGAATCTAATGATTTTATTAATGGAAGACTTAATGGAGATTCTATTCAATACTATGAAAATGGACAAATGAAAGAATCTATGGTTTTTAAAGATGATAGAATAAATGGAGAATGGGTAAAATATTACGAAGATGGAGCTATAAAATCTAGAGGATATTTTATAGATGGAAAGCTTAATGGGAAAAAAATTAATTATTATCCTAGTGGAAAAATTATGGAGATAATATCTTTTAAAGATAATATGCTACATGGAGAGTATATTTCTTACTATGAAAGTGGAGATATAAAAGTTAATGAGTATTTTATAAATGGTTTATTAGAGGGAGAAGCTGTCTATTATTATGAAAATGGAGAGGTAAAAATCCGTGAAGAGTATAAGAAACAGATAAAAAATGGGAAATATGTAAGATATTATGAAAATGGAATAATTAATGCTTTGGGAAATTTTAAAGAGGGACAGATGAATGGAGATTGGAGTATGTTCTATGAAAATGGAAAACTTTTAGGAACTGTTTCTTTTAAAGATGGTAAAGTGAAGAAATAA
- a CDS encoding SGNH/GDSL hydrolase family protein has product MNKIIMLGDSLIDWNYNSPYENYGKNGYRSRDVFWLLEANKDIFGDIGILLVGVNDFFTNMDFEKSKEYYIKIVNELRNRVKKLIVISLLPTDRKYINIKVEDFNNWLKNSYPNEFLNLYQYFIDENLEMKRVYTTDGIHLNHKGYEIFNKILDKRLQEIK; this is encoded by the coding sequence ATGAACAAAATAATTATGCTTGGAGATAGTTTGATAGATTGGAACTATAATTCCCCATATGAAAATTATGGAAAAAATGGGTATAGGAGCAGAGATGTTTTTTGGTTATTAGAGGCAAATAAAGATATTTTTGGAGATATTGGAATCCTTCTAGTAGGAGTAAATGACTTTTTTACTAATATGGATTTTGAAAAATCAAAGGAATATTATATAAAGATTGTAAACGAATTAAGAAATAGAGTAAAAAAACTTATAGTAATCTCTTTACTCCCAACAGATAGAAAGTATATAAATATAAAAGTAGAAGATTTTAATAATTGGTTAAAAAACAGTTATCCAAATGAATTTTTAAATCTTTATCAATATTTTATAGATGAAAATTTAGAAATGAAAAGAGTATATACAACAGATGGAATCCATCTTAATCACAAAGGATATGAAATTTTTAATAAAATTTTGGACAAAAGGCTACAAGAGATAAAATAA
- a CDS encoding nitroreductase family protein, whose protein sequence is MVKIDLDKCIKCKSCIRDCFPENIILQNDEISIKGPCMMCGHCVAICPTKAISFEGYEDSEELKNLNYNIEADTTFLNFVKARRSIRHFKEKKIEKERIEKLLEVGRFSPTGANVQDVNYFVIQDELEKFKEPIWEGLNNFTNSDINSLVLKRYKDRFINMYENRFNDDKLFFKAPMLLVITSSSKINGILAADKIELMANMMGLGVLFSGFIEMAINHSEELIKKFRLKRNVTCACMLIGYPDISYKCTAPRKNINVEWL, encoded by the coding sequence ATGGTTAAAATAGATTTAGATAAATGTATAAAATGTAAATCATGTATTAGAGATTGTTTTCCAGAAAATATTATCCTTCAAAATGATGAGATTTCAATAAAAGGTCCTTGTATGATGTGTGGGCATTGTGTAGCTATCTGTCCTACAAAGGCGATTTCTTTTGAGGGGTATGAAGATAGTGAGGAGTTAAAAAATTTAAACTACAATATTGAAGCTGATACTACTTTTTTAAATTTTGTTAAAGCTAGAAGAAGTATTAGACACTTTAAAGAGAAAAAAATAGAAAAAGAGAGAATAGAAAAATTGCTTGAAGTTGGACGTTTTAGTCCTACTGGAGCTAATGTGCAAGATGTAAATTATTTTGTTATCCAAGATGAGTTAGAAAAATTTAAAGAACCTATCTGGGAAGGGCTTAATAATTTTACAAATTCTGATATAAATAGCCTAGTACTAAAAAGATATAAAGATAGATTTATAAATATGTATGAGAATAGATTCAATGATGATAAACTTTTCTTTAAAGCTCCTATGTTATTAGTAATCACTAGTTCCTCTAAAATTAATGGAATACTTGCTGCTGATAAAATCGAATTAATGGCAAATATGATGGGGCTTGGTGTCCTTTTCAGTGGATTTATAGAGATGGCTATCAATCATAGTGAAGAGTTAATAAAAAAATTTAGATTGAAGAGAAATGTTACTTGTGCTTGTATGTTGATAGGTTATCCAGATATCTCTTATAAATGTACAGCCCCAAGAAAAAATATCAATGTGGAATGGTTATAG
- a CDS encoding aminotransferase class V-fold PLP-dependent enzyme: MIYFDNAATTLHKPQEVIEAVIKAMSSMGNAGRGNTSASMEATHTVFDTRENLAKFFNIKDSSRIAFTCNSTEALNIAIKGIFKNGDNVITTMLEHNSVLRPLYEMEEKGVQLSFVKADKLGNISYEEMESLIKNNTKAIICTHGSNLTGNLIDIKRVGEICKRYNLLFIVDASQTAGVFPIDVEDMNIDVLCFTGHKSLLGPQGTGGIFVREGVEIKPLKSGGTGILTYSKSQPQIMPTYLEAGTLNGHGIAGLNAGIEFINKIGMNKIREKEDSLMWRFYNGVKNLPHIKIYGDFSKKERCPIVTLNIGEYDSGDIAEELLNFGISTRAGGHCAPLMHEALGTVEQGAVRFSFGYFNTEEEVDKVIEILKNIINEI; this comes from the coding sequence ATGATTTATTTTGATAACGCAGCTACTACGTTACATAAACCACAAGAAGTAATAGAGGCTGTAATAAAAGCTATGTCATCTATGGGAAATGCTGGCAGAGGAAATACTTCTGCTTCTATGGAAGCTACTCATACAGTTTTTGATACTAGAGAAAACCTTGCTAAATTTTTTAATATAAAAGATTCTAGTAGAATAGCTTTTACTTGCAACTCTACTGAAGCTTTAAATATAGCTATAAAAGGGATATTTAAAAATGGAGATAATGTAATTACAACTATGTTAGAGCATAACTCTGTACTCCGTCCTCTATATGAAATGGAAGAAAAAGGAGTGCAGCTTTCTTTTGTAAAAGCTGATAAACTAGGAAATATATCCTATGAAGAGATGGAGAGCCTTATAAAAAATAATACTAAGGCTATAATTTGTACACATGGTTCTAACCTCACTGGAAATCTTATAGATATTAAAAGAGTAGGTGAGATTTGTAAAAGATATAATTTACTATTCATAGTTGATGCCTCTCAAACAGCTGGAGTATTTCCTATTGATGTAGAGGATATGAATATAGATGTACTTTGTTTTACTGGACATAAAAGTTTACTTGGACCTCAAGGAACAGGAGGGATATTTGTAAGAGAGGGTGTTGAGATTAAGCCACTAAAATCTGGTGGTACTGGTATTCTCACTTATAGTAAAAGTCAACCTCAAATTATGCCAACTTATCTTGAAGCTGGAACTTTAAATGGACATGGTATAGCTGGACTCAATGCTGGAATAGAATTTATAAATAAGATAGGTATGAATAAAATCAGAGAGAAAGAAGACTCTCTTATGTGGAGATTTTATAATGGAGTAAAAAATCTTCCTCATATAAAAATATATGGAGATTTCTCTAAAAAAGAGAGATGTCCCATTGTAACTCTTAATATTGGGGAGTATGACTCTGGAGATATAGCTGAAGAGTTGCTTAATTTTGGTATCTCTACTAGAGCAGGGGGACACTGTGCACCTCTTATGCATGAGGCTCTAGGTACTGTGGAACAAGGGGCAGTAAGATTTAGCTTTGGGTACTTCAATACTGAAGAGGAAGTAGACAAAGTTATTGAAATTTTAAAAAATATTATTAATGAAATATAA
- a CDS encoding AAA family ATPase, which translates to MENLKEKIEIERGNILKLEKEIQKKIVGQDDMVRKILIGILTGNHILLEGLPGLAKSLTVNTLAQTLGLKFSRIQFTPDLLPSDIIGTEIYNEKTGEFYTKKGPIFANIILADEINRAPAKVQSALLEAMQEKQITIANETFKLDKPFIVLATQNPIEQDGTYPLPEAQQDRFLMKVKIEYPTKEEEKNILKLLTSTTDFDSIEIEEVLNKDKIEELKKLIKEIHIDEKLMDYILDIIFKTRESNQYISCGASPRASIALVVSAKANAFLEGRDFVIPQDIKKVIFDVLRHRIILTYEAEAEGKDVEDIITDIMEGVELP; encoded by the coding sequence ATGGAAAACTTAAAAGAAAAAATTGAGATTGAAAGAGGAAATATCCTCAAACTAGAAAAGGAGATACAGAAAAAAATTGTAGGACAAGATGATATGGTAAGAAAAATCTTAATAGGAATACTTACTGGAAACCATATCTTATTGGAAGGATTACCTGGACTTGCAAAATCTTTAACTGTAAATACTTTAGCTCAAACTCTTGGATTAAAATTTTCAAGAATACAGTTTACTCCTGATTTATTACCTAGTGATATTATAGGTACTGAGATTTACAATGAAAAGACAGGGGAGTTTTATACTAAAAAAGGTCCAATATTTGCAAATATAATCTTAGCAGATGAGATAAATAGAGCCCCAGCTAAAGTTCAATCTGCACTATTAGAAGCTATGCAAGAAAAACAGATTACAATAGCTAATGAAACTTTTAAACTAGATAAACCCTTTATAGTATTAGCTACTCAAAACCCAATAGAGCAAGATGGAACTTATCCATTACCTGAAGCTCAACAAGATAGATTTCTTATGAAAGTAAAAATAGAGTATCCTACTAAGGAAGAGGAAAAAAATATTTTAAAACTTTTAACATCTACAACTGATTTTGATTCTATTGAGATAGAGGAAGTATTAAACAAAGATAAGATAGAAGAGTTAAAGAAACTTATAAAAGAGATACACATTGATGAAAAACTTATGGATTATATCTTAGATATAATATTTAAAACTAGAGAAAGTAATCAATATATAAGCTGTGGAGCTTCTCCAAGAGCTTCTATTGCCCTTGTTGTTTCTGCTAAAGCCAATGCTTTTTTAGAGGGAAGAGATTTTGTCATACCTCAAGATATTAAAAAAGTTATCTTTGATGTATTACGTCATAGAATTATCTTAACTTATGAAGCAGAAGCAGAGGGAAAAGATGTAGAAGATATAATTACTGATATAATGGAAGGGGTAGAACTTCCATAG
- a CDS encoding DUF58 domain-containing protein yields MNKEEILKKIKKIEIASSLLANEIFSGNYRSYFKGNGMEFSDIRRYAPGDDVKKIDWKVSARQRKTYVKEFTEEREMSIYLLIDISSSNNFPAKQDLISQLVGSLAFSAIKNNDKVGAIFFSDDIEKVIPLKKGKKQGLIILDNFLSITPKGKGTDISKVLYSFNKISKQRAIVFLISDFIDENYEKAMKLVSQKHDLIPLRIADRKFETLPKGAIFTMSDAETGEEIVIENFDRNYHIEEELPKNILTLYTDENYIIKLANYFKRRRRV; encoded by the coding sequence ATGAACAAAGAAGAGATACTTAAAAAGATAAAAAAAATAGAGATAGCCTCTTCTCTCCTTGCTAATGAAATTTTTTCTGGAAATTATCGTTCTTATTTTAAGGGAAACGGAATGGAATTTTCTGATATAAGAAGATATGCTCCTGGAGATGATGTAAAAAAAATAGATTGGAAAGTAAGTGCTAGACAGAGAAAAACATATGTAAAGGAGTTTACAGAGGAAAGAGAGATGAGCATATATCTTTTAATTGATATTTCTTCATCTAATAACTTTCCTGCTAAGCAAGATTTAATCTCTCAATTAGTTGGAAGTTTAGCTTTCAGTGCTATAAAAAACAATGATAAAGTAGGAGCTATATTTTTTAGTGATGATATAGAAAAGGTAATACCTCTGAAAAAGGGAAAAAAACAGGGACTTATTATCCTTGATAATTTTCTATCTATCACACCTAAAGGAAAAGGAACTGATATCTCAAAAGTTCTTTACTCATTTAATAAAATCTCTAAGCAAAGAGCTATTGTATTTTTAATAAGTGACTTTATAGATGAAAATTATGAGAAAGCTATGAAATTGGTAAGTCAAAAACATGATTTGATACCATTGAGAATAGCTGATAGAAAATTTGAAACTCTACCTAAAGGTGCTATTTTTACAATGAGTGATGCTGAAACAGGTGAGGAGATAGTTATAGAGAATTTTGATAGAAATTATCATATTGAAGAGGAGTTACCTAAAAATATTTTAACTCTCTACACTGATGAGAACTATATAATAAAGTTGGCTAATTACTTTAAAAGGAGGAGGAGAGTATGA
- a CDS encoding vWA domain-containing protein, protein MFKFASPYFLLLIPIIIYLFFRKQKVKGIKIPGIKPLKEFRLKSKKYLIGKILILFSLILMCIALARPQIISENKIIKKEGIDIVVALDLSQSMLQRDFKPNRLETAKKLLEEFIDKRINDRISLVVFGGDAYTKVPLTFDHNVVKDITSKLTTDDITSNNRTAIGMGLGVSLNRLKDSEAKSKVIILMTDGENNSGEMSPMGASEIAKELGIKIYTIGIGAREIQIRVPFGHTTVKNTELDENLLKNIASTTGGEYFRAGSEKEFQEIFNRIDSLEKTKIDGRSYYEKDELYENILKIALLLLVIGAFFEYKKYIKIP, encoded by the coding sequence ATGTTTAAATTTGCCTCTCCATATTTTTTACTTCTTATTCCCATTATTATATATCTATTTTTTAGAAAACAAAAGGTAAAGGGAATAAAAATTCCAGGTATAAAACCTCTTAAAGAGTTTAGATTGAAGAGTAAAAAATATCTAATTGGAAAAATACTTATTCTATTTTCTTTAATACTTATGTGTATTGCTTTGGCTCGTCCACAAATCATATCTGAAAATAAAATTATAAAAAAAGAAGGAATAGATATAGTAGTAGCTTTAGATTTATCTCAATCTATGTTACAGAGAGATTTCAAACCTAACAGATTGGAAACAGCTAAAAAACTTTTAGAGGAGTTTATAGATAAAAGAATCAATGATAGAATATCACTTGTTGTATTTGGTGGAGATGCTTATACAAAAGTTCCTCTCACATTTGACCACAATGTAGTAAAAGATATTACTTCTAAACTGACAACAGATGATATCACTAGTAACAATAGAACAGCTATTGGTATGGGGCTTGGAGTTTCTTTAAATAGATTAAAGGACTCTGAAGCAAAATCTAAAGTTATAATACTTATGACAGATGGAGAGAATAACTCTGGAGAGATGAGCCCTATGGGAGCTAGTGAGATTGCAAAAGAATTAGGAATAAAAATCTATACTATCGGTATTGGAGCTAGAGAGATACAGATACGTGTGCCTTTTGGACATACCACTGTTAAAAACACTGAGCTTGATGAAAATCTTTTGAAAAATATTGCCTCTACAACAGGAGGAGAGTATTTTAGAGCTGGAAGTGAAAAGGAGTTTCAAGAGATTTTTAACAGAATAGATAGTTTAGAAAAAACTAAGATAGATGGAAGAAGCTATTATGAAAAAGACGAGTTATATGAAAATATTTTAAAAATTGCTCTTCTACTTCTAGTAATAGGTGCTTTTTTTGAATATAAAAAATATATCAAAATACCATAA
- a CDS encoding vWA domain-containing protein, translated as MEFGNLQNSIYLIFPLILLLIMILGMRKRKDILNILKLRNKRRISIIKILLLTLGSVLVVISLLSPQKEIEDEEIEVKGMNIYVLIDTSRSMLTEDVYPNRLEAGKRVLTNLIQSLKGDRVGFIPFSDSAYIQMPLTDDYNITQNYINAIDTTLISGGGTELYQALELAEKSFKEIGSENKTVIVISDGGDFDKKSLDFVKENKIDVYSIGVGTKEGNVIPEYLNGVKRGFIKDESGSAVISKLNSDFLQKISNENNGKYYEVNNLVDTSKNFVNDTINLERKNQRNEKTKNYEKYFQYLLALGILFILIGYLLKEVIKDEE; from the coding sequence ATGGAATTTGGAAATCTACAAAACTCTATATATCTTATCTTTCCTCTTATTCTCCTCTTAATTATGATTTTGGGTATGAGAAAAAGAAAAGATATATTAAATATTTTAAAATTAAGAAATAAAAGACGTATAAGTATAATAAAAATTTTATTGCTGACATTAGGAAGTGTATTAGTTGTAATCTCTCTATTATCTCCCCAAAAAGAGATAGAAGATGAAGAGATAGAAGTAAAGGGAATGAATATCTATGTTCTTATAGATACATCTCGTTCTATGCTTACAGAAGATGTCTATCCCAATAGATTGGAAGCTGGAAAGAGAGTCCTTACCAATCTTATTCAATCTCTAAAAGGAGATAGAGTAGGATTTATTCCTTTCTCTGATAGTGCATATATACAGATGCCTCTTACTGATGATTACAATATTACTCAAAACTACATAAATGCCATAGATACTACTCTAATATCTGGTGGTGGAACAGAATTATACCAAGCTTTAGAGTTGGCAGAAAAATCTTTTAAAGAGATAGGTAGTGAAAATAAAACAGTTATAGTTATCTCTGATGGAGGAGATTTTGATAAGAAATCCCTTGATTTTGTAAAAGAGAATAAGATAGATGTTTATTCTATTGGTGTTGGTACTAAGGAGGGAAATGTTATTCCAGAGTATCTCAATGGAGTAAAGAGAGGATTTATTAAAGATGAGAGTGGTTCTGCTGTTATCAGTAAGCTTAACTCTGATTTTTTACAAAAAATATCTAATGAAAATAATGGTAAATACTATGAAGTAAATAACTTAGTTGATACCTCTAAAAATTTTGTAAATGATACTATAAATTTAGAAAGAAAAAATCAAAGAAATGAAAAAACTAAAAACTATGAAAAATATTTTCAATATCTTCTAGCTCTAGGTATATTATTTATATTAATTGGGTATCTATTAAAAGAGGTGATAAAAGATGAGGAATAA
- a CDS encoding BatD family protein, translating to MKNNLLKIMRELWISIAIIHQTDGKGDKKMKKIVATLFLMTSFLSLADIILDSSNTKPAINEPFNIQVKFINEDKKDYKIEGIENLQILSKGTQSKYSYINGEKTSEKIDSYTVMANEIKTFPLSVSITGKNEKSNTLNIEVQKESVQNISDDMSVETSIKNGDSFYFGEKIIYKENFLTTVNINSVGYSRVPQFNDFSEKDISPVITKGGYEQSYFRAPSGKQGLKLGIYRGILQPNSSGEKTIKSGQMAVTQSTGRRDFFFEETTAPKYFGGNNIKINILPLPTDKPMGFQNIVGTPKIDYSWNSDNISFGQSIVLNVKIFGDANLDSLEKVITTQFNDFNIFESLKSTDEKVENGKYYAEKTFEVALIPKKSGELTTPEIKIPYFNTKEKKYDFLIITPKKIVVNGNGSISTTQPTPTTPTISNTTNNTISNTTQPLEEIKIDSIGVEEKSQSKNNNLLIIELITLVIVEGIVIVYLLTKKDKKSSLDDINALKSAKDDKEFYEAYCHFMKRKYNFSPKVHLEDRLVKLGFSNDFIELNRELESAYYNNTPIDRKDIIRRIKKELRNEK from the coding sequence ATGAAAAACAATCTTTTAAAAATAATGAGAGAGTTATGGATATCAATAGCAATAATCCATCAAACAGATGGTAAAGGAGATAAAAAGATGAAAAAAATAGTTGCTACTCTTTTTCTTATGACATCTTTTCTATCTTTAGCTGATATAATATTGGATTCTTCTAATACTAAACCAGCTATTAATGAACCATTTAATATACAGGTAAAATTTATAAATGAAGATAAAAAAGATTATAAGATAGAGGGAATTGAAAATCTACAAATTCTATCAAAGGGAACACAAAGCAAATATTCCTATATCAATGGGGAGAAAACTAGTGAAAAAATTGATAGTTATACAGTAATGGCTAATGAAATTAAAACTTTCCCTTTAAGTGTAAGTATCACAGGAAAAAATGAAAAATCAAATACTTTAAATATAGAGGTACAAAAAGAAAGTGTACAAAATATATCTGATGATATGTCAGTAGAAACTTCTATTAAAAATGGAGATAGCTTCTACTTTGGAGAAAAAATTATATATAAAGAAAACTTTTTAACAACTGTAAATATAAATTCAGTAGGATATAGTAGAGTACCTCAATTTAATGATTTTTCAGAAAAGGATATCAGTCCTGTTATTACAAAGGGAGGGTATGAACAATCATATTTTAGAGCTCCATCTGGTAAACAAGGTCTAAAATTAGGAATTTATAGAGGAATACTACAACCTAATTCCTCTGGAGAAAAAACTATTAAATCCGGACAAATGGCAGTTACTCAAAGCACTGGAAGAAGAGATTTTTTCTTTGAGGAAACTACAGCACCTAAATACTTTGGTGGAAACAATATAAAAATAAATATTCTTCCTCTTCCAACTGATAAACCTATGGGATTTCAAAATATAGTTGGAACTCCTAAAATAGATTACTCTTGGAATAGTGATAATATAAGCTTTGGTCAATCTATAGTATTAAATGTTAAAATATTTGGAGATGCTAACTTAGACTCATTAGAAAAAGTTATAACTACTCAATTTAATGATTTTAATATTTTTGAAAGCTTGAAATCTACAGATGAAAAAGTAGAAAATGGAAAATATTATGCTGAAAAAACTTTCGAAGTAGCTCTTATCCCTAAAAAAAGTGGAGAGCTTACTACTCCAGAGATTAAAATCCCATATTTTAATACTAAAGAGAAAAAATATGATTTTTTAATTATCACACCTAAAAAAATAGTTGTCAATGGAAATGGAAGTATTTCTACTACACAACCAACTCCAACTACACCTACTATCTCTAATACTACTAATAACACTATTTCAAATACTACTCAACCTTTAGAAGAGATTAAAATAGATAGTATTGGTGTGGAGGAAAAGAGTCAAAGTAAAAATAATAACCTATTAATTATAGAACTTATTACTTTGGTAATTGTTGAAGGAATAGTTATAGTATATCTTCTTACCAAAAAAGATAAAAAATCATCTTTAGATGATATTAACGCTCTAAAATCTGCTAAAGATGATAAAGAATTTTATGAAGCTTATTGCCATTTTATGAAGAGAAAATATAATTTTAGTCCTAAGGTACATCTTGAAGATAGGCTAGTTAAACTTGGATTTTCTAATGATTTTATAGAATTAAATAGAGAGCTAGAAAGTGCTTATTACAATAATACACCAATAGATAGAAAAGATATAATTAGAAGAATAAAAAAGGAGCTAAGAAATGAAAAATAA
- a CDS encoding DUF4250 domain-containing protein: MKNKYLMMDINIAYSMLNMRLRDKYSSLSELCDDEDIDMEELLERMLSKGYRYDEDNNQFCCL; the protein is encoded by the coding sequence ATGAAAAATAAATACTTAATGATGGATATTAATATAGCATACAGCATGTTAAATATGAGGTTGAGAGATAAATACTCCTCTCTTTCCGAACTATGTGATGATGAGGATATAGATATGGAGGAACTATTAGAAAGAATGTTATCAAAGGGATATAGGTATGATGAAGATAACAATCAATTTTGCTGTTTATAA
- a CDS encoding nucleotidyltransferase family protein, with the protein MLDKEQFFKEFSIDKEYFESTGLIWDELVKIYDNYVALVPQLEKEAEYIVSKLIDVPSVHSVRRRVKKPKHLIEKIIRKGRKYVDRGISLETYKEIVTDLIGIRVLHLFKDDWKDIHHEIMGLWEIRETPQINIRRGDYNVIQLQESISEMNCEIIVRDHGYRSVHYLIGVPVTKKDEILVEIQVRTVFEEAWSEIDHLMRYPYDVDNPVITEYLAIFNRIVGSADEMGTFIKNMKSHFTLKPEESVDNRELDTKFK; encoded by the coding sequence ATGTTAGATAAAGAGCAGTTTTTTAAAGAGTTTTCAATAGATAAGGAGTATTTTGAATCAACTGGACTTATCTGGGACGAACTTGTTAAGATTTATGATAACTATGTTGCATTAGTTCCTCAACTTGAAAAGGAAGCTGAGTATATTGTATCTAAGCTGATAGATGTTCCGAGTGTTCACTCTGTAAGAAGAAGAGTAAAAAAACCAAAACATCTTATAGAAAAAATAATTAGAAAAGGGAGAAAATATGTTGATAGGGGAATATCTTTAGAAACATACAAAGAGATTGTAACTGACTTAATAGGAATTAGAGTTTTACATCTTTTTAAAGATGATTGGAAAGATATACACCATGAAATAATGGGACTATGGGAGATAAGAGAAACTCCACAAATAAATATTAGACGTGGGGATTACAATGTAATTCAACTTCAAGAGAGTATCTCTGAAATGAATTGCGAGATAATAGTGAGAGATCATGGATATCGTTCTGTGCACTATTTGATAGGAGTACCTGTAACTAAGAAAGATGAAATTCTAGTAGAAATTCAAGTGAGAACAGTTTTTGAAGAGGCTTGGAGTGAGATAGACCATTTGATGAGATATCCATATGATGTTGATAATCCTGTAATAACTGAGTATTTAGCAATTTTTAACAGAATAGTTGGAAGTGCTGATGAGATGGGAACATTTATAAAAAATATGAAATCTCATTTTACTTTGAAACCTGAGGAAAGTGTTGATAATAGAGAGTTAGACACAAAATTTAAATAA